In Dolichospermum flos-aquae CCAP 1403/13F, the following proteins share a genomic window:
- the nblB gene encoding phycobilisome degradation protein NblB, whose protein sequence is MSVSADSIRELLRSDNLGDRLRAVNQIRELEPQIGLELVQIAIQDKSARVRYSAVSQMDTLGTQDLPLSLNILRGLLHDPEADVQAAAADCLGALKLHDAFEDLQQLYQETPEWLVQFSIIATLGELGDPRAFELLTQALASDNGLIQTAAISSFGELGDPTAVPLLVPYSTNPDWQVRYRVVQALTRLGSDEAKSILATLVNDEVEAIAKEAKAGLQLV, encoded by the coding sequence ATGAGTGTGTCTGCTGATAGTATAAGAGAATTACTGCGTTCTGACAATTTAGGCGATCGCTTGCGTGCAGTCAATCAAATTCGGGAACTAGAACCACAAATCGGTTTAGAATTAGTCCAAATTGCCATTCAGGATAAAAGTGCGCGTGTCCGTTATTCGGCCGTAAGTCAAATGGATACCCTGGGAACACAGGATTTACCATTATCCTTGAATATCCTCCGAGGTTTACTTCATGATCCAGAAGCAGATGTTCAAGCAGCCGCAGCAGACTGTTTAGGTGCGCTGAAATTACATGACGCTTTTGAAGACTTACAACAGCTTTACCAAGAAACACCAGAATGGCTGGTACAGTTTAGCATTATTGCGACATTAGGAGAATTAGGAGATCCGCGAGCCTTTGAATTGCTTACCCAAGCACTTGCTTCCGATAATGGCTTAATTCAAACTGCGGCCATTAGTTCCTTTGGTGAATTGGGAGATCCAACAGCAGTTCCTCTCCTAGTTCCATACAGCACTAATCCAGATTGGCAAGTACGTTACAGAGTAGTACAAGCTTTAACTCGTTTGGGTAGTGATGAAGCTAAATCTATTCTAGCAACCTTGGTAAATGACGAAGTAGAGGCAATTGCCAAAGAAGCAAAAGCTGGTTTGCAGTTAGTTTAA
- a CDS encoding CBS domain-containing protein, with the protein MSKTVADVMSRDPILVHPQTPLKEAIQILAEKHISGLPVIDDAGKLVGIISETDLMWQETGITPPAYIMILDSVIYLQNPATYERDLHKALGQTVGEVMSKNPLTISPDKPLREAAKLIQDHKVHRLPVLDNAGKVIGILTRGDIIRTMAAE; encoded by the coding sequence ATGTCTAAAACCGTTGCTGACGTAATGAGTCGTGATCCTATCCTTGTCCATCCTCAAACTCCCTTAAAAGAAGCTATCCAAATTCTGGCAGAAAAACACATTAGCGGTTTACCTGTAATTGATGACGCAGGTAAATTAGTCGGAATTATCTCAGAAACAGATTTGATGTGGCAAGAAACTGGTATAACTCCCCCTGCATATATCATGATTTTGGATAGTGTGATTTATTTACAAAATCCTGCAACCTATGAACGAGATTTACATAAAGCTTTAGGACAAACAGTAGGGGAAGTTATGAGTAAAAATCCCCTAACTATTTCTCCTGATAAACCATTAAGAGAAGCAGCAAAATTAATACAAGATCACAAAGTTCATCGTCTCCCAGTCCTTGACAATGCGGGTAAGGTAATTGGTATTCTAACTCGTGGTGATATTATTCGCACTATGGCCGCAGAGTAG
- the mutT gene encoding 8-oxo-dGTP diphosphatase MutT → MNESSSSIPHKIIGVAVIWNDQKQILIDRRLPTGTMGGLWEFPGGKIEIGETIQECIKREISEELGIEIVVGEHLITIDHTYAHLRVTLIVHHSQHLAGVPQALECDEIRWVSLDELDNFTFPEANREIIAALRKYHQEN, encoded by the coding sequence ATGAATGAAAGTAGTTCTTCTATTCCTCATAAAATTATTGGTGTTGCTGTTATTTGGAATGACCAAAAACAGATTTTAATTGATAGACGACTTCCTACTGGGACAATGGGTGGTTTATGGGAATTTCCAGGGGGAAAAATTGAAATTGGTGAAACTATTCAAGAATGTATTAAACGAGAAATTTCGGAAGAGTTGGGTATAGAAATTGTAGTTGGAGAACATCTGATTACTATTGACCACACTTATGCTCATTTGCGGGTGACTTTGATAGTTCATCATTCTCAACATTTAGCGGGTGTTCCTCAAGCCCTAGAATGTGATGAAATTCGCTGGGTAAGTTTGGATGAATTGGATAATTTTACTTTTCCAGAAGCGAATAGGGAAATTATTGCGGCTTTGAGGAAATATCATCAGGAGAATTGA
- a CDS encoding glycoside hydrolase family 10 protein, with translation MVSSSIRFSDIQGHWSQGFIEALAARRILSGYSDGTYRPNNPVTRAEFAAIIAAIFSLPVKREYVPFVDVPQTHWAINAIKKVYETGFLTGYPNRRFGIDEGIARGDALVAMVNGLELAGQVDLDLVSKLAEIYQDGSLIPYYGINQVALATRAGWVVSYPNKKILNYKTAATRAEVAVMVYQALVYLGKAEKIPTDYIVVPPTIPKPTTAHTVKLNHRREFRGAWVASVWNSDWPSRPGLAVEQQKAELLAIIKQLQALNFNALVLQVRPEGDALYASELEPWSAWITGTQGKAPSPFYDPLEFAIAECHQRNIELHAWFNPYRARANSRVSTVRPHIAVTNPEVVYQWGTQQWMDPGAKIVQDRAYNVIIDVVRRYDLDAIHLDDYFYPYPISGQPFPDHKTYAAYQTSGGKLNIEDWRRENVNQMVLRLSQGIKATKPHVKFGISPFGIYRSGEPAGIVGLDAYSVLYADSKKWLQQGWIDYIAPQLYWRTDQTKQAYQTLLQWWTEINTKQRHIYAGNNLGQLDGKEWKNSEIAKQIQISRNLAGNLSLGNIFFSMTGIQENRQGIADQFKTYYPTPALIPTMSWQSSITPPPPKNLKFMDGKLNWEAGDDQLVRSWTLYLQNSNNWLIQRILSAGTTFATVLPGTYAVCAVDRLGNESAGMMITVT, from the coding sequence ATGGTATCTAGTTCTATAAGATTCTCGGATATTCAAGGTCATTGGTCCCAAGGGTTTATTGAAGCTTTAGCAGCACGGCGAATTCTCAGTGGGTATTCTGATGGAACTTATCGCCCTAATAACCCTGTGACTCGTGCTGAATTTGCAGCTATTATCGCCGCAATTTTTTCCCTGCCTGTCAAACGGGAATATGTACCTTTTGTAGATGTTCCCCAGACGCATTGGGCGATAAACGCGATTAAAAAGGTCTATGAAACTGGATTTTTAACGGGTTATCCAAATCGGCGCTTTGGGATAGATGAAGGTATTGCTAGAGGTGATGCTTTAGTAGCAATGGTCAATGGCTTAGAACTTGCTGGTCAAGTTGACCTAGATTTAGTAAGTAAACTGGCAGAAATTTATCAAGATGGATCTTTAATTCCTTACTATGGGATTAATCAAGTCGCGTTAGCAACTCGTGCTGGTTGGGTAGTTAGTTATCCGAACAAAAAAATACTTAATTACAAAACAGCCGCTACTCGTGCAGAAGTCGCAGTAATGGTTTATCAGGCTTTAGTATATTTAGGAAAAGCGGAAAAAATCCCGACTGATTATATTGTTGTTCCTCCAACCATCCCTAAACCTACAACTGCTCATACTGTTAAGCTAAATCATCGGCGGGAATTTCGGGGGGCTTGGGTTGCGTCTGTATGGAATAGTGATTGGCCTTCTCGACCGGGACTGGCTGTGGAACAGCAAAAAGCGGAATTATTAGCGATTATTAAACAGTTACAAGCTTTGAATTTCAATGCTTTAGTTTTGCAGGTAAGACCAGAAGGTGATGCTTTATATGCTTCGGAATTAGAACCTTGGAGTGCTTGGATAACGGGAACTCAGGGAAAAGCCCCATCACCATTTTATGATCCTTTGGAGTTTGCGATCGCCGAATGTCATCAACGCAATATTGAATTACACGCTTGGTTTAATCCTTATCGTGCTAGAGCAAATAGTCGAGTTTCTACCGTTCGTCCCCACATTGCAGTTACAAACCCCGAAGTTGTTTATCAATGGGGTACTCAACAATGGATGGACCCCGGTGCAAAAATCGTTCAGGACAGAGCATACAACGTCATTATTGATGTTGTCCGTCGTTATGATTTAGATGCTATTCATTTAGATGATTATTTTTACCCCTATCCCATATCTGGTCAACCTTTTCCTGATCATAAAACCTACGCAGCATATCAAACCAGTGGGGGTAAACTAAATATAGAAGATTGGCGACGCGAAAACGTCAATCAAATGGTATTGCGACTTTCTCAAGGAATTAAAGCCACCAAACCTCATGTAAAGTTTGGAATTAGTCCTTTTGGTATTTATCGTTCTGGAGAACCTGCGGGAATTGTCGGTTTAGATGCCTACAGTGTCCTCTATGCAGATTCTAAAAAATGGTTACAGCAAGGCTGGATAGATTATATTGCTCCTCAACTCTACTGGCGTACTGACCAAACCAAACAAGCCTATCAAACTTTACTGCAATGGTGGACCGAAATCAATACTAAACAGCGTCACATCTATGCAGGTAATAATCTCGGACAATTAGATGGTAAGGAATGGAAAAATAGCGAAATTGCCAAGCAAATTCAGATTTCTCGGAATTTAGCAGGTAATTTGTCTTTAGGTAATATCTTTTTTAGTATGACTGGCATTCAGGAAAATCGCCAAGGCATCGCTGACCAATTTAAAACCTATTATCCCACACCTGCCTTAATTCCCACTATGTCATGGCAAAGTTCCATTACGCCACCACCTCCCAAAAACCTCAAGTTTATGGATGGTAAATTAAACTGGGAAGCAGGAGATGATCAACTTGTGCGTTCTTGGACTCTGTATTTGCAAAATAGCAATAATTGGCTAATTCAACGCATTTTATCCGCTGGTACTACCTTTGCGACAGTTCTACCAGGAACTTATGCAGTCTGTGCTGTGGATAGATTAGGGAATGAAAGTGCAGGTATGATGATTACCGTAACTTGA
- a CDS encoding SagB/ThcOx family dehydrogenase, which yields MHTANEPLELALLYHLNSPVPKSYVKRVPATELRYLPEAPFLELPKAPRDNPLSELLARRTSVRSFERQVMPLVALAQLLDSGCGLNGLREVDGQCYEARNSPSAGGLYPLEVFVSTQAVAGLVSGLYHYEPRGHGLHWVNDAVPTDFVEPLLQQDYILNANALFVFTSVFMRSMGKYGARGYRFALLEAGHQAENICLMAGQLGLDSLCIGGFDDMSLNAMLGIDGERHAALYCVAVGRKG from the coding sequence ATGCACACAGCCAATGAACCTCTGGAGTTAGCTCTTCTCTATCATTTAAACTCTCCAGTCCCTAAAAGTTATGTTAAGCGGGTTCCGGCTACTGAACTGCGATATCTGCCAGAAGCTCCTTTTCTGGAATTGCCAAAAGCACCACGTGATAACCCGCTGTCTGAGCTTTTAGCGCGACGTACTTCTGTCCGATCATTTGAGCGTCAGGTAATGCCACTGGTCGCCTTAGCTCAACTGCTCGACTCAGGATGTGGACTCAACGGACTGCGGGAAGTGGATGGTCAATGCTATGAGGCTCGTAACTCTCCTTCTGCGGGGGGACTTTATCCTCTGGAGGTGTTCGTATCCACACAAGCGGTAGCAGGTTTGGTTAGCGGACTATATCACTATGAACCTCGCGGACACGGGTTACATTGGGTAAATGATGCCGTCCCAACGGATTTTGTCGAACCATTATTGCAGCAGGATTACATTCTCAATGCCAATGCTCTGTTTGTGTTCACATCGGTTTTTATGCGCTCAATGGGCAAGTATGGGGCGCGGGGCTACCGCTTTGCTCTTTTAGAAGCTGGTCATCAAGCCGAAAATATCTGCTTAATGGCTGGGCAATTGGGACTGGATAGTCTCTGTATTGGTGGATTTGATGATATGAGTTTAAACGCTATGTTGGGTATTGATGGAGAACGTCATGCTGCTCTTTATTGTGTTGCTGTTGGGAGGAAGGGATAA
- a CDS encoding YcaO-like family protein, with the protein MNTAIARPRWQDLVSPHTGVIRSLDRFTKPYTEFDFPVLWQAELANFQLRKQPDDLRYGVGRGMTDEQAIFGAVGEAIERYCGGIVDYRQIIVSSYEELGNRAVPSTVFSPFSNQQYSHPTFPFPAFNSTTQTSWMNALSLTSKQQVLVPAFLVYLDWGGDQPGDYILPVSSNGMASGPSWEFAAYRGLCELIERDAFIITWLNRLPAPRIYFDHLPGIETEIARHYARFGIELVVFELTTDIQVPVFMAMLIDRSGKGPAVSTGMGCHLDAPTAFHKAVFEVCQARFGDIERMKTGAGANLHQYSDIQNLDDHNAFFYTTARLGELDFLFHHDQSCQVEYLPTYESESEAENLQSVVAKLNSVGVEPYVVEITAPDIASLGFRVVRTLASEIVPIYFGYGQEPLGTRRLFEVPERLGYGGRRTKNDLNPCPHPMA; encoded by the coding sequence GTGAATACAGCGATTGCACGTCCCCGTTGGCAAGATCTAGTCAGCCCCCATACTGGCGTTATCCGCTCCTTAGATAGATTCACCAAGCCTTATACAGAGTTCGATTTTCCCGTTTTGTGGCAAGCCGAATTAGCCAATTTTCAGCTTCGTAAACAGCCTGATGATTTACGCTACGGTGTCGGTAGGGGCATGACGGATGAACAAGCCATTTTTGGGGCTGTGGGCGAAGCTATAGAAAGATACTGCGGTGGTATTGTTGATTATCGGCAAATAATTGTTAGTAGCTACGAAGAATTAGGTAATCGTGCCGTCCCTTCGACCGTTTTTTCTCCTTTTTCTAACCAACAATACTCTCACCCAACTTTCCCTTTCCCGGCCTTTAATTCCACAACGCAGACTTCGTGGATGAATGCCCTTTCCTTAACCAGTAAGCAACAGGTTTTAGTTCCAGCCTTTTTGGTTTATTTAGACTGGGGTGGCGACCAACCAGGAGATTATATTTTACCTGTTAGTTCTAACGGTATGGCTAGTGGACCATCTTGGGAGTTTGCTGCCTACCGGGGTTTGTGCGAATTAATTGAGCGTGATGCTTTCATTATTACCTGGTTAAATCGCCTCCCTGCCCCACGCATCTATTTCGACCACCTGCCAGGAATTGAGACGGAAATTGCCCGTCACTATGCCCGCTTTGGCATTGAGTTAGTTGTCTTCGAGTTAACTACTGATATTCAAGTCCCGGTTTTCATGGCCATGTTAATTGACCGTTCGGGCAAAGGTCCCGCTGTGTCCACTGGTATGGGATGTCATCTTGATGCACCAACGGCTTTCCACAAGGCAGTTTTTGAAGTTTGTCAAGCTCGCTTTGGTGACATAGAACGGATGAAAACTGGCGCTGGGGCTAATCTCCATCAATATAGTGATATTCAGAATTTAGATGATCACAACGCTTTTTTTTACACGACGGCTCGGCTAGGTGAGTTGGATTTTCTATTTCACCATGACCAATCTTGCCAAGTTGAATATTTACCAACTTACGAATCTGAGTCTGAAGCAGAGAATTTGCAATCAGTAGTTGCCAAGTTAAATTCAGTAGGTGTTGAACCTTATGTAGTGGAAATTACTGCCCCTGATATCGCCTCTCTTGGTTTTCGAGTGGTGCGGACTTTAGCCAGTGAAATAGTCCCTATCTATTTTGGTTATGGACAAGAACCACTGGGGACTCGGCGGTTATTCGAGGTCCCAGAAAGGTTGGGTTATGGTGGCCGACGGACTAAAAATGACTTAAATCCCTGCCCACATCCTATGGCTTAA
- a CDS encoding TOMM precursor leader peptide-binding protein gives MKLNDGQRLRLLEHVVINVMPADCSGEESMIFNTTRRTLRVHGQALHNVENIVLPLLDGSRTIGEIRNAIGEQLTDSSLNQCLEFLMDNRLVEESLENTNDLDSRAYLLPQISLYHELGFDQKDARKNLANARIAVFGLGGSGLIAAINLATAGIGFVRLCDDACILPADSLMMSGSGLNKIGTFRSVEAARQIESIGGITEAEIVTDGLNDDATINSLLEDVDLVIVATDAVSVNLAYRLNRLCLKMQRPLLPGGAAGVEGTVGPLVFSQDKPCYLCYRMRSMACSKFPEAELAVEQLLNRERRSQPRLRENLPIGQMLVGSYLALEAVKMMLGLAIATDGKLLHIDLLGTKLTHNVVLKKPGCPHCSTQKGNTSTSSVHRREEGTGNGKR, from the coding sequence ATGAAATTAAATGATGGTCAGCGGCTCCGACTACTAGAACACGTTGTTATTAACGTGATGCCGGCAGATTGCAGTGGCGAAGAAAGTATGATATTTAATACAACACGACGAACCCTGAGAGTCCATGGTCAAGCTCTGCATAATGTGGAAAATATTGTTTTACCTTTACTAGATGGCTCTCGCACCATAGGAGAAATCCGCAATGCAATTGGCGAACAATTGACAGATTCTTCCCTAAATCAATGTTTAGAGTTTTTGATGGACAATCGCTTAGTAGAAGAGTCTCTAGAAAATACAAATGATTTAGATAGTCGTGCTTATTTACTTCCTCAAATCAGCCTTTATCATGAATTAGGCTTTGACCAAAAAGATGCTCGAAAAAACTTAGCCAATGCGAGAATTGCTGTTTTTGGACTGGGAGGTTCGGGACTGATAGCAGCAATTAACCTAGCTACTGCTGGGATTGGTTTTGTCCGTTTGTGTGATGATGCCTGTATCCTGCCGGCGGATTCCCTGATGATGTCAGGTTCGGGATTGAATAAAATTGGCACTTTTCGGAGTGTGGAAGCAGCGCGACAGATTGAGTCCATTGGCGGAATCACTGAGGCTGAGATTGTCACAGATGGTTTAAATGACGACGCAACCATCAATTCTTTGCTGGAGGACGTTGACCTGGTAATTGTCGCTACTGATGCCGTATCTGTGAATCTAGCCTATCGTCTGAACAGACTATGCTTGAAGATGCAGCGCCCATTGCTACCGGGTGGAGCGGCTGGGGTGGAGGGAACTGTCGGTCCGTTGGTTTTTTCCCAGGACAAACCCTGTTATCTATGCTATCGGATGCGGTCTATGGCTTGTTCCAAGTTTCCAGAGGCAGAATTGGCGGTTGAACAGTTGCTCAACCGAGAACGGCGTTCTCAACCACGGCTACGGGAAAATTTACCGATAGGTCAGATGTTGGTGGGTAGCTATTTAGCTCTTGAGGCTGTGAAAATGATGCTCGGTTTGGCGATCGCTACTGACGGAAAACTACTACATATAGACTTACTTGGCACAAAACTTACTCATAACGTTGTCCTCAAAAAACCAGGTTGTCCCCATTGTTCAACACAGAAAGGGAACACTTCGACAAGCTCAGTGCATCGCAGGGAAGAGGGAACAGGGAACGGAAAAAGATAG
- a CDS encoding ABC transporter ATP-binding protein has protein sequence MSDLRVWFGDYTRILFRSLPLLWTAAPQEMVFLIAVTLLQGFLPGVSVWITKLVVDTVATALTTGQALDDSILWYLVAAWVGALLLENLLYPWILALQGNLNDKLAAHISLLLMRKADSFADLSRFEDAEFYDELQILQQQVSYKPLNLVENLVELSRSLITLIVVIGLLIPLAFWIPLVIAIATIPQIVVSSQYGREIWITLFENSPQARKMQYYTSLMLTDTYAKEVRLFQLGAFFMQLYGQAFQSLHQSMGHLRGKQAFWSSSLAILSTLGNGFSFYWVVKQAFRGLLSPGSVLLFVQSLTYFQNSLERFVSHWLDLFENIIYMQQFFNFLDSPTPMVLNIPGEKIPTPIRAGITFEQVDFHYPDGRLALKDISFTLYPGQTVAIVGENGAGKTTLVKLLTRLYDPTTGRIIVDGIDLRDLNLEQWRQQIAGVFQDFGHYALTLGENIALGNLAALEHREILRYAVEKADIVKLVDDFPSGEDTQLGKQFGGTELSGGQWQKLALARAFVRKEAQLLLLDEPTAALDPRSECDFYLRFVELAEGKTTILITHRLASVRMADRILVLKDGHLIEDGTHQELLQLGGEYTALWNMQVEQYGV, from the coding sequence ATGAGCGATTTAAGAGTTTGGTTTGGAGACTACACTAGAATTTTATTTCGTTCTTTACCCTTATTATGGACAGCAGCACCTCAAGAAATGGTGTTTTTAATTGCTGTGACTTTATTGCAAGGGTTTCTTCCTGGGGTTAGTGTTTGGATTACCAAACTGGTAGTAGATACTGTGGCTACAGCCTTAACAACTGGTCAAGCATTAGATGATTCAATTTTGTGGTATTTGGTAGCAGCATGGGTGGGAGCTTTGCTATTAGAAAACCTTCTCTATCCTTGGATATTGGCACTTCAAGGAAATCTCAATGATAAATTAGCGGCTCATATTAGTTTATTATTAATGCGAAAAGCTGATAGTTTTGCCGACTTGAGCCGTTTTGAAGATGCTGAATTTTATGATGAGTTACAAATTCTGCAACAACAAGTTAGCTATAAACCCTTAAACTTAGTTGAGAACTTGGTAGAATTAAGTCGCTCATTGATTACTTTAATCGTAGTAATTGGGCTATTAATTCCCCTGGCTTTTTGGATACCATTGGTAATTGCGATCGCTACTATACCCCAAATAGTAGTTTCTTCGCAATATGGTAGAGAGATTTGGATCACTTTATTTGAAAACAGTCCTCAAGCCCGAAAAATGCAGTATTACACCTCTTTAATGCTGACTGACACCTATGCCAAAGAAGTTAGATTATTTCAGCTAGGTGCATTTTTTATGCAGCTTTACGGACAAGCATTTCAATCTTTACATCAATCCATGGGTCATTTGCGAGGTAAACAAGCATTTTGGTCATCTAGTTTAGCTATTTTGAGTACATTAGGAAACGGGTTTTCTTTCTATTGGGTAGTCAAGCAAGCTTTTAGAGGACTGTTAAGCCCAGGAAGTGTACTTCTGTTCGTACAATCATTAACTTACTTCCAGAATAGTTTAGAAAGATTTGTCAGTCATTGGTTGGATTTGTTCGAGAATATTATTTATATGCAGCAGTTTTTCAACTTTCTCGACAGTCCTACCCCCATGGTATTGAACATACCCGGAGAAAAAATCCCCACTCCGATTCGTGCAGGTATTACTTTTGAGCAAGTTGATTTTCACTATCCAGATGGTAGATTAGCACTCAAGGACATTTCTTTTACCCTTTACCCAGGACAAACAGTCGCCATAGTTGGCGAAAATGGCGCAGGTAAAACCACTCTAGTCAAACTATTAACCAGGCTTTACGACCCCACCACAGGACGGATTATCGTTGATGGGATAGACCTTAGAGATTTAAATTTAGAACAGTGGCGGCAGCAAATTGCGGGGGTTTTTCAAGACTTTGGCCATTACGCACTCACCCTGGGAGAAAATATTGCATTAGGAAATTTAGCAGCGTTAGAACATCGAGAGATTCTTAGATATGCAGTAGAAAAAGCCGATATCGTCAAACTAGTTGATGATTTTCCCAGTGGGGAAGATACACAATTGGGTAAACAGTTTGGCGGTACAGAACTTTCTGGAGGACAGTGGCAAAAATTAGCTCTAGCTCGTGCTTTTGTTCGCAAAGAAGCCCAACTACTACTTTTAGATGAACCTACCGCAGCCCTTGACCCCCGCAGCGAGTGTGATTTTTACCTGCGTTTTGTGGAACTAGCGGAAGGCAAAACCACCATTCTGATTACCCACAGATTAGCCTCGGTGCGAATGGCTGACCGGATTTTAGTCCTCAAAGATGGTCATTTAATTGAGGATGGTACTCATCAAGAACTTTTACAACTGGGAGGAGAATATACCGCGCTTTGGAATATGCAGGTAGAACAGTACGGAGTGTAA
- a CDS encoding efflux RND transporter periplasmic adaptor subunit, which produces MNIKNPIPWLIGLTAFGLSGMGIAYFSHWYQPSKNDITDLTVPVTTSNLNIKIKTNGVVQPVRKINISPREAGRIAKLYVDEGSSVQKGQLIAEMERQAFQAQVNQYRALLWKAKAELQEKRKGYRPEEIAIAQADVRKYTAQVREAQSRLALASQRVKRRQYPTSQGAVSRDDLDAVLNEEKSARDNLQQAKFSLISAQQQVKKLLSGYQTEEITKAGAEVAQATAQLQFYENQLENTFIRAPFAGLITRRFAQAGDFVTPNTSVSTNEGGTSASIAELSSGLEIEAKVPEVNMAQIQKNQPVEIRLDAFPDQVFQGKVRLIAPRGVKEENVTFMRVKIALATGQDKLKVGLNVKLTFLVNDIRNALVIPSAAVVSGKGGQVGVLLPDKDNQAKFHPIQVGITSGDKTQILGGLSEGERVFIQPPANQLIDGIDRVTGS; this is translated from the coding sequence ATGAACATCAAAAATCCGATTCCTTGGCTCATTGGGCTGACTGCATTTGGTTTATCTGGAATGGGTATTGCTTACTTCAGCCATTGGTATCAACCCAGCAAAAATGATATTACAGATTTAACAGTCCCTGTCACTACCAGCAACTTAAACATTAAAATCAAAACCAATGGAGTTGTCCAACCAGTTCGCAAAATTAATATTAGCCCAAGAGAAGCCGGTCGAATTGCCAAACTCTATGTAGATGAAGGTAGTTCTGTCCAAAAAGGACAATTAATCGCAGAAATGGAGCGTCAAGCCTTTCAAGCCCAGGTGAATCAGTATCGAGCACTGTTATGGAAGGCAAAAGCCGAATTACAAGAAAAGCGTAAGGGTTACAGACCGGAAGAAATTGCCATAGCTCAAGCTGATGTGCGTAAGTACACGGCGCAAGTGAGGGAAGCTCAATCTCGCTTGGCATTAGCCTCTCAACGAGTCAAGCGCAGGCAATATCCTACATCTCAAGGAGCAGTATCCCGTGATGATTTAGATGCCGTCTTGAACGAGGAAAAAAGCGCTAGGGATAACTTACAACAAGCTAAATTTAGTCTGATATCTGCCCAACAACAAGTGAAAAAACTACTTTCCGGTTATCAAACTGAGGAAATTACCAAAGCTGGTGCTGAAGTAGCTCAAGCAACTGCCCAATTACAATTTTACGAAAATCAGTTAGAAAATACTTTCATTCGCGCCCCTTTTGCTGGCTTAATTACCCGACGTTTTGCCCAAGCGGGGGACTTCGTAACTCCAAATACTTCTGTTTCTACCAATGAAGGGGGAACTAGTGCCTCCATTGCTGAATTATCCAGTGGTTTGGAAATAGAAGCTAAAGTTCCCGAAGTGAATATGGCGCAAATTCAGAAAAATCAGCCTGTAGAAATTCGCCTTGATGCTTTTCCTGATCAAGTTTTTCAAGGGAAAGTCCGTTTGATTGCTCCTAGAGGAGTTAAGGAAGAAAATGTCACTTTTATGCGAGTCAAGATTGCTTTGGCAACGGGTCAAGATAAACTCAAGGTAGGGCTAAATGTGAAGTTAACTTTTTTGGTGAATGACATTCGCAATGCCTTGGTTATTCCTTCGGCTGCGGTGGTTTCTGGGAAGGGAGGGCAGGTGGGTGTACTGTTACCAGATAAAGATAATCAAGCAAAATTTCATCCGATACAGGTAGGAATTACTTCTGGTGATAAAACCCAAATTTTAGGCGGACTTTCCGAAGGTGAACGGGTTTTTATTCAACCACCAGCTAATCAATTAATTG